The following proteins are encoded in a genomic region of Thalassophryne amazonica chromosome 5, fThaAma1.1, whole genome shotgun sequence:
- the LOC117510797 gene encoding lymphocyte antigen 6G-like, which translates to MKLGGSLIVLFMTLSAAQGLRCFSCIMSKPQSCTDTISCPALLNRCFTLKVEGDGLVNKGCQNSVLCVGPMSCCEGDLCNAATHTGPSVILLLGPLAIITLLF; encoded by the exons ATGAAGCTCGGTGGATCACTGATCGTCCTTTTCATGACTCTGTCTGCAG CCCAAGGATTAAGATGCTTCAGCTGCATAATGAGTAAACCTCAATCCTGCACTGACACCATTTCTTGTCCTGCCCTATTGAATCGCTGTTTTACATTAAAAGTGGAAG GGGATGGCCTGGTCAATAAGGGTTGTCAGAACAGTGTGCTCTGTGTAGGTCCCATGTCCTGCTGTGAAGGGGACCTGTGTAACGCTGCCACACACACCGGCCCCTCTGTGATCCTCCTGCTGGGGCCCTTGGCCATCATCACACTTCTCTTCTGA